CTTAGGGCCCTGGATCTCTAAGTCCGGTCCTGCGTATACTGCGATCTTTCGAAAGCATTCGACAGTGACGAACAACAATCAATTAAAGATATAGTTCTTGATCTCATTGCTTCGTTAAAGAACTTTAAAAGttttcaaaaatgaaataaactattCTGAGTCAGAGCTAAAGTTAGCATCTCACAAGGTCTAATTTCGTCCATGttctatttttcaaaattctatgTTAATGGTATTTACGATGTTAAATGGTTTTCTGATAATATaccattattataatagttgaaAATGATAAACACTAATTATGATGACGTAGACAATTCATCAATGATCCCAAAATTGACTCACAACcaattaattgcttttaaaagACAAAAAGGAGTTGCGTTTGTTTTATCCAATGCAAAAAAAAACGTTAGGCATTAGGTAtcttagtataaattatattcagtcTTGGTTAAGATGGAGCAAATAAAGTCCTGAACTGGCAGTTAAAGTTAtgatatgaattaaaatcataCTTTATTCGTCACTATGCCGTACTCGACTGGGATCAATAAAACGGCTTGACAGCGTTTTCGTCTGTTCTTAAAAAGATTAATTGGAAATTACAGTTAtggttaaaaaaacaataatttttacggcaaacagaaaaaataatgaacattTTATGACCATTTATGCGTTGTATTTGTCccagtaaatattttctttaatattcacTAATATATATGTTGAAACTGAAATaccaaaaagattaaaaaaataatcatatttagttGAACTCAAAAACCTTATATGCAAGCCATAAAAAAGAAACATCGTTGGAATGCGGTTAACCGTCAAGGTATATGTCAAAAATGTCAAAAAgcggatatttttttaaatcgcgcCGAATGATATCGCTGTTAGGATGAAATCTTGTTGATCGTATTTTTCAAAcagaaaaatgtttaataaagtgTTCCAACGTGCCCTAAAGTTTAGATTAAAGAAGAGTTATCCTACGAATATATACGATATATCTAGAGGTGCTGCTGTCGCTGTACGTAGGCCTTATAGTGATGAAGTGAAACGCGCGCAAAACGCAGATGTATCTTCAACTGGTCCCacgatattcgataaaataatttcaaaagagATTAAAGCGGACATAATATACGAGGATGAACTGTGCTTGGCGTTTAATGATATCGCTCCGCAGGCCCCTGTGCACTTTCTCGTGATACCAAAGCGTAGAATTACTCGTTTACAGGACTCGGAAACCGCTGACAGAGaggtaaaagttatattttataccatttatattgcctttaaagttattatttattcaacgaaacctaaatttacaatttaacataggtgaaatttatttaatttattataaaatctataaaatagttacaaaatataacaaagataataatatcttctaataagattttattcaaCAAAAGCAACTACATCACAATACTAATAGATATCCTTGTAGAATGTTTGTTATCAGATTGCTTGTACAAACAATGTTAAAGTCTttcatcaatttaaataaattatttatgaaataacttAATTCTCATTATAATTTTGCTGATTTTTAAACGTGAACAAATCACTTCTAATCGGCTCACTCTTAGGGTCACAAatagcaatttaatttattaaacaacaaTTAATTGATTTCTATCAAAATCAACTAAATGTTCTTtatgtaaagtttttaaaatataattatgtaaaatgaaataaagaaaacgtgtttacaattaaattacatttaagggGTTGATTACAAAGACAACGTGACCAAAGACCATGAGCCCGTCATTTTCACAGACGGCAATTTTTATTGCTGGGATACGAttacgattaaatatatataaccttataaataaatatcaatacatttatAGACATGTTTTGTTTACacttaaatttacaatatttgagtatatattatatattagactgcatataaaaaaaagatttaatttttagatttttgCATACCAAAActgtttaaagattttaaagtgATAGCAAAAGTTTTTTGAAACaatgaaaacatatttgaaAGTTAATCTGTGATAAAAAATTTGTGATGATTATACTATACTGACACTACTTTCTTTGTGTATATCCTGATgggattataattatgaatcgAATGAGAAAATTGAAGCGGAGAGACGACCTTAACCCAACCGACGACCTGAGCCcaactgtgggacatttacaggtacCTTTTTACAACCAGGTCCAAATGTCGGAAACATACAACTATATAGGTATCATGGTAAATTCTTTATGGAATATAGAAATGTAACACTTATTTACAATCTGATTCAACTATCGGTTCAACAACTAACCTAGACCTGAGGAAAACTGGAAGAAAATTAGttacattaatgaattatttttgaatataatttttttttaatattattttataggttggcggacgtgcatatgggtcacctgatggtaagtggtcaccaacgcccatagacattggtattgtaagaaatgtcaaccatcgcttacatcgccaatgcgccaacaaccttgggaactaagatgttatgtcccttgtgcctgtaattacactggatccgTTTACACACAGCTGTTGGTCCTGAACCCTCCATTCGTATTGTATTATAagtgtgagggaatagagaatgcacctgtgtttgagcacactCGTGCATAAATATGTCCCAGCTGAGTAGCCTCCATTCTGAACGGCCACAGTGGTCGAAAACGGTCTTAATCATTGGTGTAGTTACGTactttgataatttttaatgcAAGTTTCACGTCCAAGTCGTTTGGTA
The nucleotide sequence above comes from Nymphalis io chromosome 27, ilAglIoxx1.1, whole genome shotgun sequence. Encoded proteins:
- the LOC126778931 gene encoding uncharacterized HIT-like protein Synpcc7942_1390, whose protein sequence is MFNKVFQRALKFRLKKSYPTNIYDISRGAAVAVRRPYSDEVKRAQNADVSSTGPTIFDKIISKEIKADIIYEDELCLAFNDIAPQAPVHFLVIPKRRITRLQDSETADRELLGHLMLVARSLGAARAPQGWRLVVNNGVHGAQSVYHLHLHVLGGRQLKWPPG